In a single window of the Flavobacterium sp. W4I14 genome:
- a CDS encoding glycosyltransferase involved in cell wall biosynthesis (product_source=COG0463; cog=COG0463; pfam=PF00535; superfamily=53448) — translation MRKNPEENISYPNLGKYREEFISKGVNYPLKSLARSKKGLLSELPSTDKSGWPWNIEVPSDSYSSNIKWPKITILTPSYNQGAYIEETIRSVLLQNYPNLEYIIMDGGSTDGTKDILEKYSPWISFWESETDRGQGHAINKGFALASGDIYGWINSDDFYLDQAFLKVSSLFKEGDFNFLYGDGLQLNEENKTLIYEKGNLVANRYLFLGGVILQHSSFWSSGIHLPILEVLHCAVDSELWFRLIPKAKTKHIKSPLAVSRVQPNAKTVNLKYVKMWKEDNALIERIHEFDKTFFFKYVKSRFYSLEARYVQRLYKHFNKGDEFRFKKKLNYK, via the coding sequence ATGCGTAAAAATCCTGAAGAAAATATCTCTTATCCAAACTTAGGAAAATATAGGGAGGAATTTATTTCTAAAGGGGTAAACTACCCTCTTAAAAGTTTAGCCAGAAGCAAAAAGGGTTTGCTTTCAGAATTACCAAGCACAGACAAATCTGGTTGGCCATGGAATATAGAAGTACCATCAGATTCATATTCATCAAATATCAAATGGCCTAAAATAACAATTTTAACTCCTTCTTACAATCAAGGTGCTTATATTGAAGAAACAATTAGATCCGTTCTTTTACAAAACTATCCTAATCTAGAGTATATCATTATGGATGGAGGTAGTACTGATGGCACAAAAGACATCCTAGAAAAATATAGTCCTTGGATAAGTTTTTGGGAAAGCGAAACTGACCGTGGTCAAGGACATGCAATTAACAAAGGTTTTGCGCTTGCATCAGGAGATATTTACGGATGGATAAATAGTGATGATTTTTACTTAGACCAAGCCTTTTTGAAGGTTTCCAGTCTTTTTAAGGAAGGAGATTTTAATTTTCTTTATGGTGATGGGCTTCAACTAAACGAGGAAAATAAAACCTTAATCTATGAGAAAGGAAACTTGGTTGCCAATCGCTATCTATTTTTAGGTGGCGTTATATTACAACACTCTTCCTTTTGGAGCTCAGGCATACATTTGCCAATCCTTGAAGTTTTGCATTGTGCAGTAGATTCAGAACTTTGGTTTAGACTTATCCCAAAAGCAAAAACTAAACATATAAAATCCCCACTGGCGGTTTCTAGGGTCCAACCTAATGCAAAAACTGTAAACCTAAAATATGTTAAAATGTGGAAGGAAGACAATGCCCTGATAGAAAGGATTCATGAATTTGATAAAACATTTTTCTTCAAATATGTAAAGTCTAGATTTTACTCTCTAGAAGCTCGCTATGTACAACGCTTGTATAAGCATTTTAACAAAGGAGATGAATTTAGATTTAAGAAAAAATTAAACTATAAATAA
- a CDS encoding mannose-6-phosphate isomerase-like protein (cupin superfamily) (product_source=COG0662; cog=COG0662; superfamily=51182), which yields MVDQINYQSQLLAIIIKAHYKKEGIEFFTPSDFSQQLGYMNRPKGYIIDPHVHNLVERKVTLTQEVLYVKSGKIRVDFYNDEQTYLESRIIETGDVILLASGGHGFEILENAEMIEIKQGPYCEEEDKVKFQHKPSKSEILIK from the coding sequence ATGGTAGATCAAATAAATTATCAATCGCAACTATTAGCTATAATAATAAAGGCACACTACAAAAAGGAAGGAATTGAATTTTTTACTCCTAGCGATTTCTCACAGCAGTTGGGCTATATGAATAGACCGAAAGGATATATTATTGATCCTCATGTTCACAATCTTGTTGAGCGGAAAGTTACCTTAACCCAAGAAGTTTTATATGTGAAAAGTGGCAAGATTAGAGTAGATTTCTACAATGATGAACAAACCTATTTAGAAAGTAGAATAATTGAAACGGGCGATGTTATTCTATTAGCTTCAGGCGGTCATGGTTTTGAAATTCTTGAAAACGCTGAAATGATAGAAATAAAGCAAGGGCCATATTGCGAAGAAGAAGATAAGGTAAAGTTTCAGCATAAACCAAGTAAAAGTGAAATTTTGATTAAATGA
- a CDS encoding glycosyltransferase involved in cell wall biosynthesis (product_source=COG0463; cog=COG0463; ko=KO:K22844; pfam=PF00535; superfamily=53448), with amino-acid sequence MYLSIIIPTKNRAKRLNSALLSIQNNISQNTSFEVIVIDNGSNDETKEICDLYKKTIPNLIYRYDPAPGLLTGRHLGVQISQGEILCFLDDDVEINRDYIRGIVNIFSSPNITLATGPCLPKFEIPPPDWLKYFWVEEKDLGRWCGSLSLLDFGNDPKEIDPSFIWGLNLVIRKNTLLELDGFNPDIAPKKYQDYQGDGETGLTLKAIKMGYTGLYHPNLQLHHNIDATRLNEDYFIKRAFTQGIFNSFTAIRKNHFEVSITIRNKTFRDKIHPYYNWIKFWIPKKDKKIPIEVEMLKNKIKESEIKGFQAHQKAFEINQKVKDWVLRPNYWDYKLPDGI; translated from the coding sequence GTGTATTTAAGTATCATAATTCCAACAAAAAACAGAGCCAAACGCTTAAATTCTGCTTTATTATCAATACAGAATAATATTAGTCAGAATACTAGCTTTGAGGTTATTGTAATAGATAATGGTTCAAATGACGAGACTAAAGAGATTTGTGATCTTTATAAAAAGACTATTCCAAATCTCATTTATAGATATGACCCAGCACCTGGTCTTTTAACAGGCAGACACTTGGGGGTACAAATTTCACAAGGAGAGATACTATGCTTTTTGGATGACGATGTTGAAATAAACCGAGATTATATTCGAGGTATCGTTAATATTTTCAGTAGCCCTAACATAACATTGGCAACAGGGCCATGTTTGCCAAAGTTTGAAATACCTCCTCCAGATTGGTTGAAATATTTTTGGGTTGAAGAAAAGGATCTTGGTAGGTGGTGTGGTTCATTAAGCCTTTTGGATTTCGGTAATGATCCCAAAGAAATTGACCCAAGCTTTATTTGGGGATTGAATTTGGTTATCAGAAAGAATACTTTACTAGAGCTTGACGGTTTTAATCCTGATATTGCGCCAAAAAAATATCAAGATTATCAAGGTGACGGAGAAACAGGTTTAACTTTAAAAGCAATAAAAATGGGTTACACAGGATTATACCACCCTAACCTACAACTGCATCATAATATCGATGCAACTCGCCTTAATGAAGATTATTTTATAAAACGAGCTTTTACACAAGGTATCTTTAACTCTTTTACAGCAATAAGAAAAAATCATTTTGAAGTAAGTATCACAATAAGAAATAAAACCTTTAGAGATAAAATTCATCCGTACTATAACTGGATAAAATTCTGGATTCCGAAAAAAGATAAAAAAATACCAATTGAAGTTGAGATGTTAAAAAATAAAATTAAGGAATCAGAAATCAAGGGCTTTCAAGCACATCAAAAAGCTTTCGAAATTAATCAAAAAGTAAAAGATTGGGTTTTAAGGCCTAATTACTGGGATTATAAGTTACCAGATGGAATCTAG
- a CDS encoding hypothetical protein (product_source=Hypo-rule applied; superfamily=53756), with protein MPKDSKTIGLVTVNQDTFTNPTLFSIIEKLNNEGNNVVLFNDLNQNLKPASLKNIQYYNLPKGIRTPRRPDNFFKYIFIYLRIFLFIKKLGIKNLIAVDPNGLIIAGRIKKLIKTVNIHYFSFEIFFNDEVAHDSFFKQLKKKEIIYSQNVASIVIQDKVRKDFLIEQNKISPSFKNWYYIPVSPIVQVIPEKKYTREKFGVKDTDIFYVYSGSIANWAGMAELIQAIKNGFPPNVYLLLHNKISFDRSNLLHDELLRLKEINPNLIMHNEVFDEYENYMAFLNMFNYGIVIYKPDGGVFTGKNIRDIGLSSGKFSCYMAMGLPCLLYQCKTYTQLVNQYNIGRIVTEEQDLSYHFHKNTLAEIPKQNCKKIYDEILDPRGKIELFIQNELLNA; from the coding sequence ATGCCAAAAGATTCAAAAACAATTGGACTAGTTACTGTAAACCAAGATACATTTACTAATCCAACATTATTCTCTATTATAGAAAAGCTAAATAATGAAGGTAATAATGTGGTACTATTTAACGATCTTAACCAGAATTTAAAGCCGGCTTCTTTAAAAAACATACAATATTACAATTTACCAAAAGGAATAAGAACGCCAAGAAGGCCCGACAATTTCTTTAAGTATATTTTTATCTATTTGAGAATATTTCTTTTTATTAAAAAACTTGGAATAAAAAATTTAATTGCAGTAGATCCCAATGGGCTAATTATTGCAGGCAGAATAAAAAAACTTATAAAAACTGTAAATATTCATTATTTTTCGTTTGAAATTTTTTTTAATGATGAAGTTGCCCACGATTCATTTTTTAAGCAACTCAAAAAAAAAGAAATTATTTATTCTCAAAACGTTGCTTCCATTGTGATTCAAGATAAGGTGAGAAAAGATTTTCTTATCGAGCAGAATAAAATCAGCCCATCTTTTAAAAATTGGTATTACATACCAGTTTCTCCAATAGTGCAAGTTATTCCTGAAAAAAAATATACTCGAGAAAAATTCGGGGTAAAAGACACTGATATATTTTATGTTTATTCCGGAAGCATAGCAAATTGGGCAGGCATGGCTGAACTTATTCAAGCAATAAAAAATGGATTTCCACCAAATGTTTATCTTTTATTACACAACAAAATCAGTTTTGATAGATCTAATTTATTACATGATGAGCTTTTGAGATTAAAAGAGATTAATCCTAATCTAATTATGCATAATGAGGTTTTTGATGAGTACGAAAACTACATGGCCTTTTTAAATATGTTTAATTATGGCATCGTTATTTATAAACCAGACGGTGGCGTATTTACTGGAAAAAACATTAGAGATATAGGTTTGTCTTCTGGGAAATTTTCGTGTTATATGGCAATGGGTTTACCTTGCTTACTTTATCAATGTAAAACTTATACTCAACTGGTTAATCAATATAATATTGGTCGTATTGTTACGGAGGAGCAAGATTTATCTTATCACTTTCATAAAAACACTTTAGCAGAAATACCTAAACAGAATTGCAAAAAGATCTATGATGAAATATTAGATCCAAGGGGTAAAATAGAATTATTTATTCAAAACGAGCTACTCAATGCGTAA
- a CDS encoding hypothetical protein (product_source=Hypo-rule applied; superfamily=53448), with protein MESRVKITFFMLVTNRDCIIADFSIKSYQKIKHVNRPFGKDEFVLYIYLNNLSEENKNFYLDKWKSYPYTFIYDNAEKIAEMQEKPYPGQITISPEGVPRYIDDYCEVYDELWSTELKKLATPYIASVDADFEILNADFYFDLINCLDSNDDIIGASSCYAATSNSVVYDSYSGREIFFKERNHTWFCIYKKRAFDLTSISHYYFEEPTENGHTLVYDSAAYFQYHLRQMGLKFISAPASFFGSFVHYGASSKNKTLNRHNINKYRIAFISTYKGLITKKNNLLIRAINNITRKLSNYFFKNYLNAKSSERSTYISQ; from the coding sequence ATGGAATCTAGAGTAAAGATTACATTTTTTATGCTGGTTACTAATAGGGATTGTATTATAGCAGATTTTAGTATAAAAAGTTATCAAAAAATTAAGCATGTAAATCGGCCATTTGGCAAAGATGAGTTTGTGCTTTACATATATTTAAACAACTTAAGTGAGGAGAATAAAAACTTCTATCTAGATAAATGGAAATCTTATCCTTATACATTTATATACGATAATGCCGAGAAAATAGCTGAAATGCAAGAAAAACCTTATCCTGGCCAAATCACAATCTCACCAGAAGGCGTACCACGATATATAGATGATTATTGTGAAGTTTACGATGAGTTGTGGAGTACAGAATTAAAAAAATTAGCTACACCATACATAGCATCAGTTGATGCCGATTTTGAAATCTTAAATGCGGATTTTTATTTCGACCTCATTAATTGCTTAGATTCAAACGATGACATTATTGGTGCAAGTTCTTGTTACGCGGCAACCAGTAATTCTGTAGTGTATGATAGCTATAGCGGACGAGAAATATTTTTTAAAGAAAGAAATCATACTTGGTTTTGCATATATAAGAAAAGAGCTTTCGACCTTACTTCTATATCCCATTATTATTTTGAGGAACCAACAGAAAACGGACATACTTTAGTTTATGATTCTGCCGCTTATTTTCAATATCATTTGAGACAGATGGGATTGAAATTTATCAGTGCGCCTGCATCATTTTTTGGCTCTTTTGTCCACTATGGAGCATCTTCTAAAAACAAAACTCTAAATAGACATAATATCAACAAATACCGGATTGCCTTTATATCGACATATAAAGGCTTGATAACCAAAAAAAATAATTTGTTAATTAGAGCAATAAATAATATTACTAGGAAGCTTTCGAATTATTTTTTTAAAAATTATTTAAATGCAAAATCCTCCGAAAGAAGCACATATATCTCGCAATAA
- a CDS encoding perosamine synthetase (product_source=KO:K13010; cath_funfam=3.40.640.10,3.90.1150.10; cog=COG0399; ko=KO:K13010; pfam=PF01041; superfamily=53383), with protein MRAIPVNTPLLNGNELKYLTECIETGWISSEGPFISKFENNFGEYIGMQYGIAVSNGSAALDIAIKALEISEGDEVIMPTFTIISPAQSVVTAGAIPVLVDSDPITWNMDVTQIESKITTRTKAILVVHIYGLPVDMDPILALAKKYNLKVIEDAAEMHGQSHKGKMCGSFGDISIFSFYPNKHITTGEGGMLLTNDKTLAERCKKFRNLCFEPNGPRFIHNEIGWNYRMTNLQAALGVAQLEQIDGFIDKKREVGLLYSKNLSSIINQGFQLPLKSQSFADNIFWVFGIVAPSQTDKELLIEHLSNKKIGTRPFFWCMHEQPVFKNMGLFRDEKYPIAEKLARNGFYIPSGLGLTLEDVDLVSKEILDFLTIKD; from the coding sequence ATGAGAGCTATACCTGTTAACACTCCATTATTAAACGGAAACGAATTAAAATACCTTACAGAATGTATTGAAACGGGCTGGATAAGTAGTGAGGGCCCCTTTATATCTAAATTCGAAAATAACTTCGGTGAATATATTGGTATGCAGTATGGAATTGCGGTCAGTAATGGTTCTGCAGCATTAGATATTGCAATTAAAGCGTTAGAAATTAGCGAGGGAGATGAAGTAATTATGCCAACATTTACGATTATTTCTCCAGCACAATCGGTTGTTACTGCCGGGGCAATTCCCGTACTTGTAGATAGTGATCCTATTACTTGGAACATGGATGTGACACAAATTGAGTCCAAAATAACCACTCGTACGAAGGCGATTTTGGTAGTACATATTTACGGCCTACCAGTTGATATGGACCCGATATTGGCACTGGCAAAAAAATATAATCTAAAGGTAATCGAAGATGCTGCCGAAATGCACGGACAAAGCCATAAAGGAAAAATGTGTGGGAGCTTTGGCGATATTAGCATTTTTAGTTTCTACCCAAATAAACATATTACAACTGGCGAAGGTGGCATGTTACTTACTAATGATAAAACGTTAGCTGAACGTTGCAAAAAATTCCGCAACCTTTGCTTTGAACCAAATGGTCCAAGGTTTATTCACAATGAAATAGGATGGAATTATCGCATGACCAACTTACAAGCGGCACTAGGTGTAGCTCAGCTTGAACAGATTGATGGTTTTATAGACAAAAAGAGAGAAGTTGGGCTCCTTTATTCTAAAAACCTTAGTTCAATTATTAATCAAGGCTTCCAATTGCCATTAAAATCCCAATCTTTTGCGGATAACATTTTTTGGGTATTTGGAATTGTTGCGCCAAGTCAAACTGATAAAGAATTATTAATAGAACATTTATCAAATAAAAAAATTGGAACCCGCCCATTTTTTTGGTGTATGCATGAACAACCTGTTTTTAAAAACATGGGGTTATTTAGAGATGAAAAATATCCTATTGCTGAAAAGCTAGCTAGAAATGGATTCTATATACCTAGTGGCCTGGGTTTAACATTGGAAGATGTAGATTTGGTATCCAAAGAAATTCTAGATTTTCTAACAATTAAAGATTAA
- a CDS encoding SAM-dependent methyltransferase (product_source=COG0500; cath_funfam=3.40.50.150; cog=COG0500; pfam=PF13649; superfamily=53335) has protein sequence MSQAVNNFEEYSQYYNLLYKDKNYGVEVDYVIDLIKQYNQGGQHILELGSGTGIHANLFAKKGYNVLGLERSVNMVEIASQKKSKNVQFQIADITHFEVEKKFDIALSLFHVISYLTNNKQLISTFKNVFKSLNPGGLFIFDVWHSPAVYHQKPEKRTKTLKNNTIEVIRYANPIVFSEQNTIEVNYEINVREISTNKTSIIQEKHPMRHFSQPEIELLSFTTGFEVLNSEEFLTKNSPSVDTWGVCYILKKL, from the coding sequence ATGAGCCAAGCAGTGAACAACTTTGAAGAATACAGTCAATATTATAACCTATTATATAAAGACAAAAATTATGGAGTTGAGGTTGATTACGTTATAGACTTAATTAAACAATATAACCAAGGCGGCCAACACATATTGGAATTAGGCTCTGGCACTGGAATTCATGCAAATTTATTTGCAAAGAAAGGGTATAATGTATTGGGATTGGAACGAAGTGTCAATATGGTTGAAATCGCTAGCCAGAAAAAATCAAAAAATGTTCAGTTTCAAATTGCAGATATAACTCATTTTGAAGTTGAAAAAAAGTTTGACATTGCGTTATCACTTTTCCATGTGATCAGTTATTTAACAAATAATAAACAGCTAATTTCTACTTTTAAGAATGTATTTAAGTCTCTTAATCCTGGAGGGCTATTTATTTTTGATGTTTGGCATAGTCCGGCTGTTTATCATCAAAAGCCAGAAAAAAGAACTAAAACATTAAAAAACAACACTATAGAGGTTATTAGATATGCTAACCCAATCGTTTTTTCAGAGCAAAACACTATAGAAGTAAATTATGAAATAAATGTTCGAGAAATTAGCACTAACAAAACTAGCATTATCCAAGAAAAGCACCCAATGAGGCATTTCAGCCAACCAGAAATCGAATTACTTTCTTTTACTACGGGATTTGAAGTTTTAAATTCTGAAGAATTCTTAACGAAAAACTCTCCATCTGTAGATACTTGGGGAGTTTGCTATATCCTCAAGAAATTATAA
- a CDS encoding glycosyltransferase involved in cell wall biosynthesis (product_source=COG0463; cath_funfam=3.90.550.10; cog=COG0463; pfam=PF00535; superfamily=53448), translating to MKPKVSIIVPNYNHEAFLKERIDSILTQTFTDYELIILDDYSNDNSRDIINIYRGHPKVSNMHFNEKNSGGTFKQWDKGLQLASGDLIWIAESDDLADPSFLEEAVRTLDKDEKIGLYECRSFWINSEGNKLNESSAQIDATQIDGKTFIIENMLLGNSIHNASALVFRKALVQLPLIKEIIELKYCGDWLFWTLLLSKSNIHISEHYHNYFRRHYGSVSNNADKNGLQFLEGIKVYGFIRSLFRSEFVNPIRTSDRTWASSILHSSLNKRIIKDFLKESLKINPFINILYRYYKLKKQSDNWFSFLIKCI from the coding sequence GTGAAGCCTAAAGTTTCCATTATTGTTCCTAACTATAACCACGAAGCATTCTTAAAAGAGCGAATAGATTCTATTTTAACTCAAACCTTTACTGATTATGAGTTGATCATTTTAGATGATTATTCCAATGATAATAGCAGAGATATTATTAACATCTACAGAGGTCACCCTAAGGTTTCTAATATGCACTTTAACGAAAAGAATAGTGGTGGAACATTTAAACAGTGGGATAAAGGATTACAATTAGCAAGTGGAGATTTAATCTGGATTGCCGAAAGTGATGATCTTGCTGATCCATCTTTTTTGGAGGAAGCGGTCCGTACTTTAGACAAAGATGAAAAGATTGGTCTCTATGAGTGTAGATCTTTCTGGATAAATTCTGAAGGCAATAAACTAAATGAAAGCTCTGCACAAATTGATGCAACCCAAATTGATGGAAAAACCTTTATCATAGAAAATATGTTGTTGGGAAATTCAATCCATAATGCAAGTGCCCTTGTATTCAGAAAAGCTCTCGTTCAACTGCCGTTAATAAAAGAAATAATTGAATTAAAATATTGCGGTGATTGGCTTTTTTGGACGCTCTTACTTTCAAAATCGAATATACATATATCAGAACATTATCATAATTATTTCAGACGACATTATGGAAGTGTTTCCAATAATGCAGATAAAAATGGGTTACAGTTTTTAGAAGGAATTAAAGTTTATGGATTCATTCGATCGCTATTTCGTTCTGAGTTTGTAAATCCAATTCGTACAAGCGATAGAACTTGGGCTTCAAGTATTTTACATTCATCTTTAAATAAAAGAATTATTAAAGACTTTCTAAAAGAAAGTTTAAAGATAAATCCATTTATTAATATTCTATATAGATATTATAAATTAAAAAAGCAATCAGATAATTGGTTCTCGTTCTTAATTAAGTGTATTTAA
- a CDS encoding ubiquinone/menaquinone biosynthesis C-methylase UbiE (product_source=COG2226; cath_funfam=1.10.287.830,3.40.50.150; cog=COG2226; pfam=PF08241; superfamily=53335): MNKKNWTGERLETHIFNENMAEHLHRYAIAQKLVYNKNVLDIACGEGYGSNLLAKNALNVIGVDIDKETVQAATNKYKTSNLSFRFGKADEIPLDDNSVDVVVSFETIEHHTKHDEMLKEIKRVLRMDGILVISSPDKKHYTDETGYINEFHVKELYQDEFQNLIHKYFSKCSAYNQRFISGSFIESVNLNGKQNFFTGDYLNIISVPFTPVYNLIIASDTDVPPISSTFFLATDRSEQIRKEAFQSYQNTITWKTGRFFLYPFSMLKRLFKREA; encoded by the coding sequence ATGAATAAAAAAAATTGGACGGGAGAACGCCTTGAGACTCATATCTTTAATGAAAATATGGCGGAGCACCTTCATAGATATGCTATTGCACAAAAACTAGTTTACAACAAAAATGTTCTAGATATCGCCTGTGGAGAAGGGTATGGGAGTAATTTACTTGCAAAAAATGCATTAAATGTTATCGGAGTCGATATCGATAAAGAAACAGTTCAAGCTGCAACTAATAAATACAAAACTTCTAATTTATCATTCCGCTTTGGCAAAGCAGATGAGATTCCTTTGGATGACAATAGCGTTGATGTTGTAGTAAGTTTTGAAACAATAGAACATCATACAAAACATGATGAAATGTTAAAAGAAATTAAAAGGGTACTCAGGATGGATGGTATTCTAGTAATATCTTCTCCCGATAAAAAACACTATACTGATGAGACTGGCTATATAAATGAATTTCATGTAAAAGAACTCTATCAAGACGAGTTTCAAAACCTCATTCATAAATATTTTTCAAAATGCAGTGCTTACAATCAAAGGTTTATTAGTGGATCTTTCATAGAATCTGTGAATTTAAATGGTAAACAAAACTTTTTCACAGGTGATTATCTTAATATAATATCCGTACCTTTTACTCCAGTATATAATTTAATTATAGCTTCTGATACAGATGTACCACCAATTTCATCAACTTTCTTTCTTGCAACCGATAGAAGCGAACAAATTAGAAAAGAAGCATTTCAATCTTACCAAAATACAATCACTTGGAAAACTGGTCGCTTTTTTTTATATCCGTTTTCAATGCTAAAAAGACTTTTTAAACGTGAAGCCTAA
- a CDS encoding hypothetical protein (product_source=Hypo-rule applied; pfam=PF13578; superfamily=53335) translates to MFNLKKSLKRLKKSNQLKRLEDCKTLYEVAFHTVRKNSIKNFCFAEIGVFKGDNALGLIKYLHHFFQIQINYIGFDLFDDIQYLKEHYPEDYQVYNLDEFPYWEFKSGGHTYKKVVEKLKQELNTKDFNLIKGDTTITLPEFISAGTSVINLVYIDGCHDYSVVKDDWKNSEQLFLKNPKLIVVFDDLSYTGVHAVKKEILLEDKYLTTNLNENQFLVYLKND, encoded by the coding sequence ATGTTTAACTTAAAAAAAAGTTTAAAAAGGTTAAAAAAAAGCAATCAACTTAAAAGATTAGAGGATTGCAAAACACTTTACGAGGTAGCTTTCCACACCGTAAGAAAAAACTCGATTAAAAATTTTTGTTTTGCAGAAATTGGTGTTTTTAAAGGAGATAATGCTTTAGGCTTAATAAAATACTTGCACCACTTTTTCCAAATCCAAATTAATTATATTGGGTTTGATTTATTTGATGACATACAATATTTAAAAGAACACTATCCTGAAGACTATCAGGTTTATAATTTAGATGAGTTTCCATATTGGGAATTTAAATCTGGAGGGCATACTTATAAAAAAGTTGTAGAAAAGCTAAAGCAAGAATTAAATACAAAAGATTTTAATCTCATTAAAGGCGATACTACAATTACACTTCCTGAATTTATTAGTGCTGGTACATCAGTCATCAATTTAGTTTATATAGATGGTTGCCATGACTATAGTGTGGTAAAAGACGATTGGAAGAACAGTGAGCAACTATTCTTAAAAAACCCAAAATTAATTGTAGTTTTTGACGACTTAAGCTATACTGGTGTACACGCAGTAAAAAAAGAAATTTTATTGGAAGATAAATACCTAACCACAAACTTGAACGAAAATCAATTTTTGGTTTATTTAAAGAACGATTAA